In one Methanothrix sp. genomic region, the following are encoded:
- the albA gene encoding DNA-binding protein Alba, giving the protein MAEDDVVFVGNKPVMNYVLAVVTQFNSGAKEVRIMARGRAISRAVDVAEVSRSRFLGDVVVKDIKISTETLNTDRGETNVSAIEIVLGK; this is encoded by the coding sequence ATGGCAGAAGATGATGTGGTGTTCGTCGGCAATAAACCAGTGATGAACTATGTGCTGGCTGTAGTGACCCAGTTCAACAGCGGTGCGAAGGAAGTCAGGATAATGGCAAGAGGGCGTGCGATCTCCAGAGCCGTCGATGTCGCTGAGGTCTCACGCAGCAGGTTCCTGGGCGATGTTGTGGTAAAGGACATAAAGATATCGACCGAGACGTTGAACACGGACAGAGGGGAGACCAACGTCTCTGCGATAGAGATCGTACTTGGAAAGTGA
- a CDS encoding tetrahydromethanopterin S-methyltransferase subunit A, which produces MDEWHDDWPPLRGDYRVGDRRRGVAVVTLASSLDIRGAAIVGTCKTENLGVEKIVANLISNPNIRYLIVCGAESRGHLPGDAIISLHRNGTDSSGRIIGAAGAIPFIQNLQREAVERFRRQIDVVDMRGVEDIAEIERAVEHYSEIAEPFQEPPFEVVKKTHRSSPQPGGIDVSLGPDVCLDVDAWAVFLLT; this is translated from the coding sequence ATGGACGAGTGGCATGATGACTGGCCGCCGCTTCGCGGTGATTACAGGGTTGGCGACAGGAGACGGGGCGTCGCGGTGGTCACACTTGCAAGCAGCCTGGATATCAGAGGGGCAGCTATAGTCGGGACATGCAAGACCGAGAATCTCGGGGTGGAGAAGATCGTGGCGAACCTGATCTCCAACCCGAACATAAGGTACCTGATCGTCTGCGGCGCTGAGTCGCGGGGTCATCTGCCCGGCGACGCGATAATATCCCTTCACAGAAACGGCACTGACAGCAGCGGCAGAATCATAGGCGCTGCAGGAGCGATACCTTTCATACAGAACCTCCAGCGCGAAGCCGTGGAGCGATTCCGCAGGCAGATCGATGTGGTGGATATGAGAGGGGTTGAGGATATCGCTGAGATCGAGAGGGCTGTTGAACACTACAGCGAGATCGCAGAGCCGTTTCAGGAGCCGCCGTTTGAGGTCGTCAAAAAAACGCATAGGTCAAGCCCACAGCCGGGCGGTATCGACGTCAGCCTCGGACCTGATGTGTGTCTGGATGTGGATGCATGGGCAGTGTTTCTGCTGACCTGA